One genomic region from Jilunia laotingensis encodes:
- the purE gene encoding 5-(carboxyamino)imidazole ribonucleotide mutase — MTPIVSIIMGSTSDLPVMEKAAQLLNDLHVPFEINALSAHRTPEAVEEFAKNARSRGIKVIIAAAGMAAALPGVIAANTTLPVIGVPIKGSVLDGVDALYSIIQMPPGIPVATVAINGAMNAAILAVQILALSDAALAESFAAYKEGLKKKIVKANEDLKEVKFEYKTN; from the coding sequence ATGACTCCAATTGTTAGTATCATCATGGGTAGCACCTCAGACCTTCCGGTTATGGAGAAGGCAGCGCAACTGCTCAATGATTTGCATGTACCGTTCGAAATCAATGCTCTTTCAGCACACCGTACCCCCGAAGCTGTGGAAGAGTTTGCAAAGAATGCTCGTTCACGAGGCATTAAGGTGATCATTGCCGCTGCCGGAATGGCTGCTGCATTGCCCGGTGTTATTGCCGCCAATACGACCCTGCCGGTCATCGGTGTACCCATCAAAGGATCTGTACTCGACGGAGTAGACGCTCTCTATTCCATCATCCAGATGCCTCCCGGAATCCCCGTAGCTACCGTAGCCATTAACGGAGCCATGAATGCAGCGATTCTCGCGGTACAAATCCTTGCACTTAGCGATGCTGCTCTTGCTGAATCTTTCGCGGCCTACAAAGAAGGATTGAAAAAGAAGATAGTAAAAGCTAATGAGGATTTGAAAGAGGTAAAATTTGAATATAAAACAAACTGA
- the gcvH gene encoding glycine cleavage system protein GcvH: MNFPQNLKYTSEHEWIRIDGDIAYVGITDYAQEQLGDIVFVDIPTVGETLEANETFGTIEVVKTISDLFLPVAGVIMEQNDELEENPDLVNKDPYGKGWLIKMKPTRMEDIDNLLDAEAYKEVING, translated from the coding sequence ATGAATTTCCCGCAAAATTTGAAGTACACAAGCGAACATGAATGGATTCGCATTGATGGCGACATTGCCTATGTAGGTATTACCGATTATGCTCAGGAACAATTGGGTGATATCGTTTTCGTTGATATCCCAACTGTAGGAGAGACTTTGGAAGCCAATGAAACCTTCGGAACTATTGAAGTAGTTAAAACTATTTCGGATCTTTTCCTCCCGGTAGCCGGTGTTATCATGGAACAGAACGATGAGTTGGAAGAAAACCCGGATTTGGTAAATAAAGATCCGTATGGAAAAGGTTGGTTGATAAAAATGAAACCGACTCGTATGGAAGATATCGATAATTTGCTGGATGCCGAAGCATATAAAGAAGTGATTAATGGCTAA